The following are encoded in a window of Rosa chinensis cultivar Old Blush chromosome 4, RchiOBHm-V2, whole genome shotgun sequence genomic DNA:
- the LOC112196039 gene encoding probable prefoldin subunit 3 translates to MATSSSSSSSAEVVTERRGIPGAQFVEDVQTYLTQTGFDCNSALAFLQERLQQYKMVEMKLQAQQRELLAKIPDIEKCLDVVATLQAKKGTGEALITDFEISEGIYSRASIEDTDSVCLWLGANVMLEYSCEEATALLRKNLDNAKASLEVLLADLQFLRDQVTITQVTIARVYNWDVHQRRLRQASPSAKDS, encoded by the exons ATGGCtacgtcgtcgtcgtcgtcgtcgtcggcaGAGGTGGtaacagagagaagaggaatacCTGGAGCTCAGTTCGTAGAAGATGTGCAGACCTATCTCACCCAGACCGGCTTCGACTGTAACTCTGCCCTCGCTTTTCTCCAAGAAAG ACTTCAGCAATACAAAATGGTTGAAATGAAACTTCAAGCTCAACAAAGGGAACTTCTG GCAAAGATTCCTGACATTGAGAAGTGCTTAGATGTTGTTGCCACGTTGCAAGCTAAGAAGGGTACTGGTGAG GCACTTATTACTGATTTTGAGATCTCTGAAGGCATATATTCACGAGCTAGCATTGAGGATACTGATTCAGTATGTTTATGGCTGGGAGCTAATGTCATGTTGGAGTATTCTTGTGAAGAG GCTACTGCCCTTCTACGAAAGAATTTAGATAATGCTAAAGCCAGTTTAGAAGTTCTTCTTGCTGATCTACAGTTCTTGAGAGATCAAGTAACAATTACCCAG GTAACAATTGCTCGGGTGTACAACTGGGACGTTCATCAGCGCAGACTCCGACAAGCTTCCCCTTCTGCTAAGGACTCCTGA